From a single Nicotiana tabacum cultivar K326 chromosome 8, ASM71507v2, whole genome shotgun sequence genomic region:
- the LOC142163216 gene encoding serine/threonine-protein phosphatase 7 long form homolog, with product MDASIHPGPYSRELLVLQGDHRSAHIWDGELMSQTLRARRVDDLWDFLRHRDLHERVVHRLQDMGFYRIIEIGRIQVDWALITVLIERWRPETHTFHLPIGEATITLQNVEVLYGLPVDGMPVSLPIAMRFLSRDAYLDILQQLTGFRPQDETASSGASRLTLSPIRQHLELLHPDITYDTEELLDELPYYSWGVAVLGYMYRQMCRASMGTQRDVCGFMPLLQVWAWERFLQFQPTRPQLPPTVAPLFLPLARSAIYVVYILYVVQAIGLHIVYLMGLQMQDYVGDPADALQDYSRRFVELVARTLQ from the exons ATGGACGCGtctatacatcccggcccttaCTCTCGTGAGCTATTAGTGCTtcagggcgatcataggtccgccCATATATGGGATGGAGAGTTAATGTCCCAGACTCTCCGCGCTAGGAGAGTGGATGACCTGTGGGATTTTCTGAGGCACAGAGATCTCCACGAGCGTGTAGTCCATCGCCTCCAGGATATGGGATTCTATAGGATTATTGAGATCGGGCGGATACAGGTTGATTGGGCTTTGATCACGGtgttgattgagcggtggcgacctGAGACGCATACTTTTcacctgcccattggcgaggctACCATCACGCTGCAGAACGTAGAGGTTTTATATGGCCTGCCCGTTGATGGCATGCCCGTTTCACTGCCTATTGCTATGAGATTTTTGTCGCGTGATGCTTATTTGGACATACTACAGCAACTCACAGGTTTCAGGCCACAGGACGAGACTGCATCATCGGGTGCTAGTCGGTTGACTTTGAGCCCTATTAGACAACACCTGGAGCTACTCCACCCCGATATCACCTACGATACAGAGGAG CTGCTAGATGAGTTACCCTATTACAGCTGGGGTGTTGCTGTTCTCGGCTACATGTATAGGCAGATGTGCCGGGCAAGCATGGGCACTCAGAGAGATGTTTGTGGTTTTATGCCGCTTCTGCAG gtttgggcctgggagcggttctTGCAGTTTCAGCCAACACGACCACAATTACCTCCTACTGTAGCACCTCTGTTTCTCCCTCTAGCCAGGAG TGCAATATACgtagtttatattttatacgttgtgcaggctattggacTACACATAGTCTATCTgatgggactgcagatgcaggaTTATGTCGGCGATCCTGCGGACGCCTTGCAGGATTATAGTCGTCGATTTGTAGAGTTGGTTGCCCGGACACTGCAGTGA
- the LOC107782893 gene encoding zinc finger protein ZAT11-like: METSSLMWKLGGSTPCNYTLSASADAMKRSREDDSEVEAQAMANCSMLLSRLNNNTSSFECKTCNKRFSSFQALGGHRTSHKSLRSSSIDARSKSKKPKNNMHQCSICGMEFFMGQALGGHMRRHRAPVNVPVLNKSNSSKRILCLDLNLTPDDQNDDFMLWPTAPAPVLRCFI, encoded by the exons ATGGAAACTTCATCATTAATGTGGAAACTTGGTGGAAGCACACCTTGTAACTACACTCTATCTGCTTCAGCTGATG CCATGAAGAGAAGCAGAGAAGACGATAGTGAAGTAGAAGCACAAGCCATGGCTAACTGCTCAATGCTGTTGTCTCGTTTAAACAATAACACTTCATCGTTTGAATGCAAGACATGCAACAAACGATTCTCATCTTTTCAAGCACTAGGCGGCCACAGGACGAGTCATAAATCGCTGAGATCATCATCCATAGACGCCAGAAGCAAATCCAAAAAACCAAAGAATAATATGCACCAGTGTTCTATTTGTGGGATGGAGTTCTTTATGGGGCAGGCTTTAGGTGGACATATGAGGCGTCACCGTGCCCCAGTCAATGTACCAGTTTTGAACAAGTCGAATAGTAGCAAGAGAATATTATGTCTGGATCTTAATTTAACCCCTGATGATCAGAACGATGATTTTATGTTATGGCCGACGGCACCTGCTCCTGTTTTGCGCTGCTTTATCTAA